A genomic region of Acidobacteriota bacterium contains the following coding sequences:
- a CDS encoding nicotinate phosphoribosyltransferase gives MSQPDPLLLSSADLALATDLYQLTMAGAYHRRQGDGPPVQATFELWVRRLPRQRNFLVFAGLPQALAALAAVRFGAEQLAYLRSLPMFSRAGEDFFETLASFRFRGDVRAMAEGTVFFPETPAVSVTGSLLEAQLVETLLLSILNFQSLIASKAARLRLAAGPEGRLAEFGSRRAHGPQAALWAARAAYVGGVDATSNVLAGNREGIPVVGTMAHSYVMSFEREADAFRHYHRLYPEHSILLVDTYDTLAGVRQALASGLPFQGIRLDSGDLGELARKARRLLDEGGRPDAEIFASGDLDERRIADLRAAGAPIDAWGVGTELSTSADAPALSGVYKLVESTREGRRSMHYKASAGKRSYPGIKQVIRSEADGRFLRDLVIPREAEGEYPEAQRLLRSVMAGGEILEHFPAEAARRHCLDQLGRLPLRLRALEVSRGEPYPVVIDPVLERRLGEAVGP, from the coding sequence ATGAGCCAACCCGACCCTCTCCTGCTTTCCTCCGCGGACCTCGCCCTGGCGACGGACCTGTACCAGCTCACCATGGCCGGGGCATACCATCGGCGGCAGGGGGACGGACCGCCAGTGCAGGCAACCTTCGAGCTGTGGGTACGCCGCCTTCCGAGGCAGCGCAACTTCCTCGTGTTCGCCGGCCTACCGCAAGCCTTGGCGGCCTTGGCGGCGGTGCGCTTCGGAGCGGAGCAACTCGCCTATCTGCGATCGCTGCCGATGTTCTCCCGCGCCGGCGAAGACTTCTTCGAGACCTTGGCGTCGTTCCGTTTTCGCGGCGATGTGCGGGCGATGGCCGAGGGCACCGTGTTCTTCCCGGAAACACCGGCGGTGAGCGTTACGGGCTCGTTGCTCGAAGCGCAGCTCGTCGAAACGCTGCTGCTGTCGATCCTGAACTTCCAGTCGTTGATCGCCTCGAAGGCGGCGCGGCTGCGCCTGGCCGCCGGCCCGGAAGGCCGGCTGGCGGAGTTCGGCAGCCGACGGGCACACGGTCCGCAGGCGGCCCTGTGGGCGGCCCGGGCGGCCTACGTTGGGGGAGTGGACGCCACCTCCAATGTGCTCGCCGGGAACCGTGAGGGCATTCCCGTGGTCGGCACCATGGCGCACAGCTACGTGATGTCCTTCGAGCGCGAGGCGGACGCCTTCCGCCACTACCACCGGCTCTATCCGGAGCACTCGATCTTGTTGGTCGATACCTACGACACCCTCGCCGGCGTGCGCCAAGCGCTCGCCAGCGGCCTGCCCTTTCAGGGCATTCGCCTCGACAGCGGCGACCTCGGCGAACTTGCCCGGAAAGCCCGCCGCCTGCTCGACGAAGGCGGCCGTCCGGACGCCGAGATTTTCGCCTCCGGCGACCTGGACGAACGGCGTATCGCGGATCTGCGGGCAGCCGGGGCGCCGATCGACGCCTGGGGCGTTGGTACCGAGCTTTCCACCTCGGCCGATGCGCCGGCCCTCTCGGGGGTCTACAAGCTGGTCGAATCGACTCGCGAAGGCCGCCGCTCGATGCACTACAAGGCGAGCGCCGGCAAGCGCAGCTATCCGGGCATCAAGCAGGTGATTCGGAGCGAGGCCGACGGCCGCTTTCTGCGCGACCTGGTGATCCCGCGGGAGGCCGAAGGGGAGTATCCAGAGGCGCAGCGCCTTCTTCGGTCGGTGATGGCCGGTGGCGAGATCCTCGAGCATTTTCCCGCCGAGGCGGCCCGCCGCCATTGCCTCGACCAGCTTGGCCGCCTGCCGCTGCGCCTGCGTGCCCTGGAGGTCAGTCGCGGCGAACCCTACCCGGTAGTCATCGACCCAGTGCTCGAACGCCGTCTCGGCGAGGCGGTGGGGCCGTGA